The segment attatcattgtcattattgacatcatcatcatcatcatcattatcagtattactgtacttattattatcattatcatcattatgatcttcattatcattatcattgtcattatcatcatcatcatcataatcattattatttttattcgtctTCTACAACACAATATAGGAATTAATAAAATCTACGGCAACCATACAGACTGTTTATTTGTTCACctgaagaaaaataatcataaataatatggTGGAATAGAGTTTTATTTCGcgggaaaaaaaattgttgaaacTGAGGATGTtttgataataacattgaaaagCGGGTAATATATCCTTGACCAATGCTTCAAaatttgatagtaataaaatagatTCTATATAGtttaagattatatatacatacacaatcgtATTCCTTAAGACTAACAGATTCTCGAAAAAAAATATCTGCAATCAACGTTGATTTTGAaaaattttctttctgtctaaatctaaaagatgtttttttttatacctagACTTGACCCCTcttatgaaattatatattttttagggaGATATATCTATGAGAAAAATATTTTCCCCCGAAGATCTGTAAATTTGTAAAGGAAACGcagagaaaatataatgaaaagttTTCCACTAAGagactataatttttttttctcctaaatcTACAAGACTAAAATGCCCGAATTTATTGTCGTTTATTAAGTTCTATCAGAAGGAAAAATACACAACATTAttctgaagacaaaaaaaaagttaaataattttttttgaagataatatataactatttcatatcgtatttgatttatttacttatatatttatctatttactttttattgattatttatttgatCGAGAATTATTCAATTTCTAATCACATGTTATTTATGCTTATCAGtaaatttcttattattttctatcactttctcttgATTTCTAGTCAAATGACGTTGGTGttatatatttcttctattcataaattaaatcaaattattGATAAAAATGCCACATAtgtaagatgaaaaaaatatataaaaaattaatataagaattaaaaaaaaaatacgaaccagaatgagtaagaaagaaaaaaagaaaagaaatctgtcaatatttttcttctattgcaATTCTTGCCACGCAAAATATCGGATACGGAGACAAAccaaatttaataaataaaaacacaaaaaagacacaaacaaacacagataactAAAACAACAGGAATAATCGCATATCCTTCTTGGGCCTTCGAGGGCGTGGCAGCTGGACAGGGGGCGTGGTAGCAGGACAGAGGGCGGGGCTTAATCTAGACCACCGGCGCGAGGGTGGGCTTGTTGACAGCAGACGCCATCTTGGATTTGTCCAGCGCCGGGCACGAAGCAGGGCTGACGAGAGAGAAGTAAaggttgtgttattgttattgtcgcgTTGAATTTGTTGTTGgtagaattatatatatcatccacaAGAGAGATTAAGAACGTAGTTAATATTTGAGTGGGTTGATGATTGAATGAATAGTTTATCAAATGGATGGGCGATTAGAAAAATAAGgttagagaaacacacacactcatatatatatatatatatatatatatatatatatatatatatatatatatatatatatatatatatatatatatacacacacacacacacacacacacacacacacacacacacacacacacacacacacacatacacatatacacacacacacacacatacatatatatatatatatatatatatatatatatatatatatatatacatatatatatatatatatatatatatatatatatatatatatatacacatatatatgtgtgtgtgtgtatctatcaatcccctcccccccttcccccttccccgcaccCACCAGGAGCGGCACCGTGGGCGCGTCCGGCCACACCGCCATCAGCTGCGTGGGGTCCGTGATGATGAAGCCCGTGTAGGGGTTGCACTGGTTGGGGGCGACGCAGTAGGTGCCGGCGCTGCACGTGCCGCCCACCATGGGCATCATGCCGCCCATCATGCCTCCCATCATGCCCATGGGCTGAGGGCTGGGCGGAGACACCAGGCCGATGGGGTTGCTGATGGGCACGTTGGGCTGCGGTGGGCGCTGGCGGGGCGgctgcgggcgggggcgggcgttGCTGGTCTGCGCGGGCGGGACGGGGCCGGCCTGGTTGACGACGGTGGGCTGCGAGTTGAAGCCGTTGTTGGCGTTGGGCCtcggagggcgtgcgggcggctgCGGCGCCGGCCTCAGGGGGTTCTGGGGCACGGTGGGGCTCGCGTACCCTCCCGACGACGGCACGGGCGCTTGGGGGCGCCGCGTCGGGATGGGGGCGGGCGGCTGCTGGAAGCTGGGGGGGgcctggggggcggggggctgctggaaggagggaggggcctggggggcggggggctgctggaaggagggaggggcctgGGGGGCGGGGGGCCGCTGGGAGCTCGGCGGGGGCGGGACGGGGGCGCGAGTGGGGCTCTGCGCCGGAGGAGGCCTGAACGAGGGCACGCCGCAGCACACCATGTTCGTGCCGCAGCTGCGGTACCTCGAAGATACCTGGAATGAGAAGGAAGGTTAAGAGGAACGGCGAAAGAAGCTCACAAATTCTCACAGAAAGCAAATAGCGATTACGGCGAGCCAAAGGAGGGCTGGGCCTCACCTGCGCCGGGATCTCCTTGATCTGCTTGTTGATGGCTCCGGTGCCGTCCGTGATGACGAAGCCGTCGCGGCACAGCTGCCAGTGCACGCAGACGAAGCTGGCGGGGCAGATGCCCATGGGCGGCATCACCAGGTTGGTGGCGCTCACGGGCCGCGGCGTGCGCGGGGGCTGCGGGGCGGGCGGGGCCGGGTTGAACGAGGGCCGCTGCGGCTGCGGGTTCTGTGGCCGCTGGGAGTGGGCCGGAGGGCAGCCGGAGCCCCCGCAGGTGGTGACGGAGGCGGTGCAGCCGGCGCCTCCGCACGAAGAGTCCACGTTAGTCACGCGGTGTCCGGGCGGCACCTTGAAGGGCGAGTCGTCTCCCTCCCACCAGTACTGGCCCGACACGCTCAGGGGCGGCTGGACGCAGCCGCTGCCCGAGCACCCGCCGCAGCCGCTCCCGCCGCAGCTGAACGTCTGCTTGGTGAAGCGCTGGCCGCCGGAGCAGCCGCTCGAGCAGCCGCTGGAGGCGACCTGCCCGCACCCGCCGGAGCCGCAGTTGTTCCTCGTgaaggggttgttgttgttgttgttggagggcGGGCcgtacgccgccgccgccgccaccagcaCCGCCAGCACCAACGCGCGCATCTGCAAGGAGGtttgggggtgaaaggagggcgTCAGGAGCCAGAGCGCGGAAAGAAGCTCCCGAAAAGAACACGGGATTCTATGATGATGAATAAGGCATAACTCCTTTTACTCTATATGCTTCTACGCGTATTTTACTGGCACACTGAATGCTGACCTAACTGTTTAAAGAGTCGGTTCCAAACAGAATATAAACTAACCTTTATCCATGAGACTTGTCcactaaagaaaataacaagaggaTTTAATTACAAGATCTACCGTAAAAGGCGTTAAAATGTCAGTCTGATAAAACCTCCATAAATGGcgataggcaaaaaaaaaaaaagaaaaaaaaaatgcaacagccATCACCctgcaaaatataaaaaaaggaaagaaagaaagtaagaaaaaaaaaactagttagCGTCAACAACTTTTTCAACCACGTCGCAGattctcccgttttctctccgcTCGGCCGATATAAAACCAACCAGGAATTCAGGAGTAACTGCAGCAAAAACACTCCTCCCTGGGtagaaggaggtgggtggggggggggggggggatcggtaTCTCGTATCCTTATCTTAATACACCTCACGACGCCCATAAGGCTGAAGAGGTGTAAAAGGAAATTCCTAGTGCAGGAGAGGGTGTTTTGGGGCCGGTTACTGCCCCCTTAATGGACGCTCTCGGagctactgtctgtctgtctgtcttcctctcttcttgggGAATTCTTGTGCAACTTTGGCGTATATATTTCTCCTCATTTGCAATTtttaaaatagtaatagtaatatgatcTCGGACATTCTGACTACGATGATATCATTGTCGCTACAAATCTTGCGCTTCCCGATGTTCTTTCTCAAAGGATTCGATTGCTTTCTCAAAGGATTCGATTGCTCTCTCAAAGGATTCGATTGCTTTCTCAAAGGATTCGATTGCTTTCTCAAAGGATTCGATTTCTTTCTCAAAGGATTCAATTTCTTTCTCAAAGGATTcgattcctttctctccatctttattcatcatttatcCATTTCGATAAAGGTTTCGATCCTACATAATCCAGGTCACACGCAGAGAGTATGAGACCAAACCACCTTCTCTGAACCCGTAAAATATCCTACCGAAGCCACACAATATAACCGCAAAGCCAGTGCCATTACGTATACAGGGATCATAAGGTGCCAAGAACTCTATCCTTTTCTACACAGTGCCAAGATTACTGAGGTTTTATTTCGCGTGTAATGGAGTCACGTGGTTCTGTTTGAATGCGGGTTTATAAAACTATTTCGAGTGAGAATCGATCTTATTAACTACTACTTTTAGTGGCGATTTTTTTGGttttccatttatcattattattatttttttctttctgttgttaccatcatcgttgtcatcattttttCTACTAGTATCAATAGTTAATGGaacttattgatattgttgttattgttatttcatcactattattaatcgtcattatcattatgagaatgatgatgatgatgaagtaaatttttttctatcatgatcgatataattaccattactattgttatcattttcttaattatacaaaaaaaatgaaaacggcaCTTACACCAAAACCCGTGAAACAAccttagtaacaacaacacagaaACACTAAATACTACTTTTATTAGGttgtcatctctcttttctctctcgctctttctcaatctctctctctctctcaatttctcctccgtcctcgatctctttctctctccttccctccctccctccctctctccctccttttctcccgtctctctcccttcttccctttcccccctctccctctctccctccctccc is part of the Penaeus vannamei isolate JL-2024 chromosome 19, ASM4276789v1, whole genome shotgun sequence genome and harbors:
- the LOC113820967 gene encoding WAS/WASL-interacting protein family member 1 translates to MRALVLAVLVAAAAAYGPPSNNNNNNPFTRNNCGSGGCGQVASSGCSSGCSGGQRFTKQTFSCGGSGCGGCSGSGCVQPPLSVSGQYWWEGDDSPFKVPPGHRVTNVDSSCGGAGCTASVTTCGGSGCPPAHSQRPQNPQPQRPSFNPAPPAPQPPRTPRPVSATNLVMPPMGICPASFVCVHWQLCRDGFVITDGTGAINKQIKEIPAQVSSRYRSCGTNMVCCGVPSFRPPPAQSPTRAPVPPPPSSQRPPAPQAPPSFQQPPAPQAPPSFQQPPAPQAPPSFQQPPAPIPTRRPQAPVPSSGGYASPTVPQNPLRPAPQPPARPPRPNANNGFNSQPTVVNQAGPVPPAQTSNARPRPQPPRQRPPQPNVPISNPIGLVSPPSPQPMGMMGGMMGGMMPMVGGTCSAGTYCVAPNQCNPYTGFIITDPTQLMAVWPDAPTVPLLPCFVPGAGQIQDGVCCQQAHPRAGGLD